TCACTGGATGGAGCCTATAGTCTACAAATCTATTTTATATATCCCGCTGGCAATTATTGGCGGATTTACAGTGAGTGATGTTGCGATTGTTCACTTTTTTGCTCTAACAGTTGGGCATTTAAATCACGCCAACCTAGGTTGGGACTATGGCATATTTAAATATATTTTCAACAATCCGAAGATGCATATCTGGCACCACGCTAAAGTTTTGCCAAAACACACCAAATACGGTGTTAATTATGGTATCTCTCTCAGTCTTTGGGATTATCTTTTCAAAACCAATCATGTACCTCACAACGGTCGCGATATTGAATTAGGGTTTGAGAACGATGAAGCATTTCCAAAAGATTTTGTATCTCAAGAATTGTACCCCCTAAAATTTAGAAAAGACTAGTCTTGCTTCTAATACCAACTTAATGAAACACTACCTTCTTATATTGCTATTTGCCATGTTTGTTTATTCCTGCGGGACGTCAAAAGAAGTGGCTAACAAAACAAACACTACGGAAGTGCCAACCACCACTACACCCCAAATTACCGTTGGCACTGGAGTTAAAGTGGCAACCACAAAGCCAGTTTCAGAAATGCAAACAAAACCCCCTATGGCGGCAACAGATAGTGTTGTTGAGATAAACAAGCAGGCTTTTACACCTCCAACACCCGTAGAACAATTTGATCATACTGTTTGGAACGAGCTACTAACCCAATATGTTACTCCAGACGGAAAAGTAAACTATGACGGTTTCAGAAGAAATAGTACCACACTTCGCGCTTATATTAAGGCATTGGGAGAAAATATGCCCAACGAGCGCTGGACAAAAAATGACAAACTCGCCTATTGGATGAATGCTTACAATGCTATGACAGTAGATTTAATTGTAAGAAACCTTCCGTTAGCAAGCATTAAAGACATAGACAAACCATGGGATCAACGCCTGTGGAAGTTAGGTGAGAAATGGTACAACCTAGATGAAATTGAACATAAAATTCTACGAAAGATGGACGAGCCACGAATTCATTTTGGGATAAACTGCGCATCATTTTCTTGTCCGCCCTTATTAAATGCAGCCTTTACTTCAAAAACTGTTAACTTTCAACTAGAGCAGCTCACTGCAACATTTATAAACGATACAAAACGAAATACCATCACTTCAGATGAAATTAAAATTTCAAAAATATTTAATTGGTTTGCTAAAGACTTTAAACAAAACGGAAGTCTTATAGATTTTTTAAACACGTATGCCTCAACAACTATAAACAACAATGCCCGTGTGCGTTATCTGGATTATAATTGGTCTCTAAACAACTAACATCATGAAAATAGCCTTAAAAATAGTAGCAATCACCATTTTTGCTGCAACCGTATACAGTTGCACCCTTTTGTCTGCTGCAGGCGTTTCTAGCCAAGGACAGCCCACCAAGCAGGTGGAAGGTACATTAACCTCTACCACAGCAAATAGTGCCGTAAACATAGACCACAGCGCCTGGACAACTTTACTCAAAAAACATGTAGACCAGAAAGGGATGGTAGACTATAAGGGTTTTCAGCAAGACGAGATAAAGCTAGATGCGTATTTAGATATGCTGGCTTCAAAAGATCCTGATACCGATTGGAGCGTACAAGAATTACTTGCCTTCTACATTAATTTGTACAATGCTCAAACAGTTAAGCTCATTGTAGAAAATTACCCAACAAAAAGCATCAAAGACTTGGACGGGCCCTGGACGAAAGGGCGCGCACGTGTGGGAAACAGAAATTTATCGTTGGGTGGTTTGGAAAATGGAATTCTTCGGAAAATGAACGAACCTCGCATTCACTTCGCTATAAATTGCGCTTCTATTTCGTGTCCTAAATTATTAGATGAAGCGTATACAGCAAGCAAGATAAATGAACAGCTAGAACAAGTTACTAAGGAGTTTATAAATGGTGACAAAAATGATATTTCAGCAAATGAAGCCGAACTTTCTTCAATATTCAAGTTTTATCCAGACGATTGGAAGGTAGATGGAAAAGTAAATATTACTGGCTATATAAACCAGTACAGCACTACAAAATTAAACCCGAAAGCCAATCTAACGTATAAGAACTACAATTGGGGACTCAACGAACAATAGTTAACTCCCTAGGCGCGACCTACCTACCGTTTTATAAATAGTGTAGAACAGAAATTATAACAACCATACGCATAAAATTTGCGTATGTTT
This Rasiella rasia DNA region includes the following protein-coding sequences:
- a CDS encoding DUF547 domain-containing protein, coding for MKHYLLILLFAMFVYSCGTSKEVANKTNTTEVPTTTTPQITVGTGVKVATTKPVSEMQTKPPMAATDSVVEINKQAFTPPTPVEQFDHTVWNELLTQYVTPDGKVNYDGFRRNSTTLRAYIKALGENMPNERWTKNDKLAYWMNAYNAMTVDLIVRNLPLASIKDIDKPWDQRLWKLGEKWYNLDEIEHKILRKMDEPRIHFGINCASFSCPPLLNAAFTSKTVNFQLEQLTATFINDTKRNTITSDEIKISKIFNWFAKDFKQNGSLIDFLNTYASTTINNNARVRYLDYNWSLNN
- a CDS encoding DUF547 domain-containing protein, whose protein sequence is MKIALKIVAITIFAATVYSCTLLSAAGVSSQGQPTKQVEGTLTSTTANSAVNIDHSAWTTLLKKHVDQKGMVDYKGFQQDEIKLDAYLDMLASKDPDTDWSVQELLAFYINLYNAQTVKLIVENYPTKSIKDLDGPWTKGRARVGNRNLSLGGLENGILRKMNEPRIHFAINCASISCPKLLDEAYTASKINEQLEQVTKEFINGDKNDISANEAELSSIFKFYPDDWKVDGKVNITGYINQYSTTKLNPKANLTYKNYNWGLNEQ